From Permianibacter aggregans, a single genomic window includes:
- the fliD gene encoding flagellar filament capping protein FliD, with protein sequence MGLITSPGLGSGLDVSSIIEAIVNADKAPVEFRLNQREAVAQTTLSGLGSLKSALSSLKTAAEKLDTVGDFNQRKVSISQSGFFTATATSTAALSTYAIEVVQLAKGSRVESAIIAGGSSQTFAADTLSFSAAGSSFNVDILATDTLADIRNKINNAEGNSFVSASIITTNDGTKLVYNSNKTGLGNDLVVTSGTAALDDLALNATTAQAAQDAVIKLDGATVNSSTNTFSSAISDVSITVQKANAANETSDLTVSLDTASTKKAIEDFVKAYNTTLEELNKLTLNSDTEVGLLVNDGATRGIITRLKNIIAETVGSVTGDAKSLAAIGVTTTRAGTLELKTSVLDSALSNNLQDVIGLFTNSDGVAAKLKSYVDQQVEGNGAIPSREQGIQNELNRISKERETLAIRTSKLQSRLRSQYAALDSIVSSLNSTSSFIAQNLTRIPNYSGSKE encoded by the coding sequence ATGGGACTTATCACTTCTCCAGGCCTGGGTTCGGGTCTCGATGTCAGCTCGATCATTGAAGCGATCGTCAACGCCGACAAGGCTCCGGTTGAGTTTCGGCTCAATCAGCGCGAAGCCGTTGCACAAACGACGCTGTCCGGGCTCGGCTCGCTGAAATCTGCACTGTCCAGCCTGAAAACTGCCGCCGAAAAGCTCGACACAGTAGGCGATTTCAATCAGCGCAAAGTCAGCATCAGTCAATCCGGATTTTTCACCGCGACCGCCACCAGCACAGCGGCGTTATCAACCTATGCGATTGAAGTCGTGCAGCTCGCCAAGGGCTCACGGGTCGAAAGCGCGATCATTGCCGGTGGCAGCAGTCAAACCTTTGCTGCCGACACGCTGAGCTTTTCGGCCGCGGGCTCATCCTTCAATGTCGATATTCTCGCCACCGATACGCTGGCCGATATTCGCAACAAGATTAACAATGCCGAAGGCAATAGCTTCGTCTCGGCGTCAATCATCACCACCAACGATGGCACCAAGCTGGTTTATAACTCAAACAAAACCGGTCTCGGCAATGATCTGGTCGTTACCAGTGGCACCGCGGCGCTTGATGATTTGGCGCTGAATGCCACCACGGCACAAGCCGCGCAAGACGCCGTAATAAAACTTGATGGCGCCACGGTAAACAGCAGCACCAATACCTTCAGCTCGGCGATCTCCGATGTTTCGATCACCGTGCAAAAAGCCAACGCGGCCAATGAAACCAGCGACCTGACCGTTTCCTTGGACACCGCATCAACAAAGAAAGCGATTGAAGATTTCGTCAAAGCCTATAACACGACGCTGGAAGAACTGAACAAGCTGACGCTGAACAGCGATACCGAAGTGGGCCTGCTGGTCAACGATGGCGCCACACGCGGCATCATTACGCGCTTGAAAAATATCATTGCCGAAACCGTCGGCAGCGTCACCGGCGATGCCAAATCGCTGGCGGCAATCGGCGTCACGACGACCCGCGCCGGCACACTGGAACTGAAAACCAGTGTGCTCGACTCAGCGCTATCGAACAATTTGCAGGACGTCATTGGCCTGTTCACCAACAGCGACGGCGTCGCCGCCAAGCTGAAAAGCTATGTCGATCAACAGGTCGAAGGCAACGGCGCCATTCCCAGCCGCGAACAAGGGATTCAGAATGAACTGAATCGCATCAGCAAAGAGCGGGAAACGCTGGCCATTCGCACCTCCAAGCTGCAGAGCCGCCTGCGCTCGCAGTATGCCGCGCTCGACAGCATCGTTTCCTCACTGAACAGCACCTCTTCGTTTATCGCCCAAAACCTCACCCGCATTCCGAACTATTCCGGAAGCAAGGAATAA
- the fliS gene encoding flagellar export chaperone FliS: protein MNTFAKQYQQVGTSSEIESADPHRLIQMLIDGAISRLVVAKAMMERRDLAKKGENVSMAISIIGGLQASLDMNKGGEIAASLSALYDYMNMKLAQANANNDPSGVDEVISLMRTIKEGWDGIREKARAKEANSSEIR from the coding sequence ATGAATACTTTTGCAAAGCAGTATCAGCAAGTTGGCACCAGCAGTGAAATCGAATCGGCCGATCCGCATCGACTGATTCAGATGCTGATTGATGGCGCCATTTCTCGACTGGTGGTCGCCAAAGCGATGATGGAGCGTCGAGATCTGGCCAAGAAAGGCGAAAACGTCAGCATGGCCATTTCCATCATTGGCGGTTTGCAAGCCAGCCTCGACATGAACAAAGGGGGTGAAATTGCCGCCAGCCTGAGCGCCCTGTACGACTATATGAACATGAAACTAGCCCAGGCCAATGCCAACAACGACCCGTCCGGTGTCGATGAAGTGATCAGCCTGATGCGCACGATCAAGGAAGGTTGGGACGGCATTCGCGAAAAAGCGCGCGCCAAAGAAGCCAACAGTTCCGAAATCCGCTGA
- a CDS encoding GNAT family N-acetyltransferase: MPAHSPIPLRISTLDDLPFLLSGFQSISEMEQSDTGLKLSPDFVEQAQDYLHSLLDRSDCLILIADNGEQAGFLIGQLLPTPNAFTTVKLYGLIQCLYVPEKFSGQGIGRQLVEAFEQTVVQHGAEYVDVQHVISNERASEFWNKNDYKAVGTLRRKSIGKTSAS, from the coding sequence ATGCCAGCCCACTCCCCGATTCCGCTGCGTATTTCCACTCTCGATGACTTGCCTTTTTTGCTCAGCGGTTTTCAGTCCATTTCTGAGATGGAGCAGTCTGATACGGGCCTGAAACTTTCCCCGGACTTTGTCGAACAGGCGCAGGATTATCTACACAGCCTGCTTGACCGCAGTGATTGCCTGATATTGATCGCTGACAATGGCGAACAAGCCGGCTTTCTTATCGGCCAATTGCTACCAACACCGAACGCTTTCACCACCGTGAAACTATACGGCCTGATCCAATGCCTTTATGTGCCGGAAAAATTTTCTGGCCAAGGCATCGGTCGGCAACTGGTTGAAGCATTTGAACAGACGGTGGTCCAGCACGGTGCCGAATACGTCGACGTGCAGCATGTCATCAGTAACGAACGAGCATCGGAATTCTGGAACAAAAATGACTATAAGGCCGTCGGGACGCTGAGAAGAAAATCCATAGGGAAAACGAGCGCCAGCTGA